Within the Eucalyptus grandis isolate ANBG69807.140 chromosome 1, ASM1654582v1, whole genome shotgun sequence genome, the region TGCCATCCCGATGGCTATGTGGAAGCGGGTTTGCCAATCTAGCAATCTGTCTCGTGAGCTGAGCGAAGGGAAAATCCACTTGTCCAAGGACCCATTTTTCATAAACTCGTAAACGAGAAGCCTGTCCATTACCAATCAAGCAatcgagaagaaaaaaaatgaaaagttcagTTTATAGTCAGGATTCTCTAgtatgactaaattaaatatacaaAGCCAAATGAGCACATGGCTTTTCTCACTGACTGGTATGCAAAGTTATGCAAATCAAGCTTTTTATGCTCCCAAAGTACTTCATGGGTATGGTTTTTATACCTGTGTGGCCCATCAGAGCAATATCCGCATAAACGAACCAAGTTCACATGATGCATTGAACCGATAGTGTTCACTTCAGTTATGAACTCTGCCTCACCATGAGGTAAAACCTTGTCAAGCTTCTTCACTGCGATTAGAGTTCCATCTGCAAGGCTTCCCTTATACACACTTCCGAATCCCCCTGCAAATAACACAGTATACACTACATTAATAGTCTCAGATCACAGACTAAAGCTGTTTCCCCTATGCTTCCTTTGCTCTGTTTGGCTATGGCACACAGAGTTTAGCACTATCAGCACTTACCTGTTCCAATTAGCTGTGAGAAGTTGCTGGTGCGAATTTGCAAGTCCCGGTAAGTGAAATTCATTGGCGCACCAGACAAAGTTAATAAGGAACTTTCCATTGCCTTCCTAAGCAACCTCCTCTTGTTGACAGTGTAGTACAACAATGAACAGAGTAGACCTATGAGAACCACCATGACAAGCACAACCGGAAGAATCACTACTTCATTGCGGTCAATTTTTGCTGAGCCGTCAGATGTGACTTTCACGAATAAGGTCGAACTGGGGTCCTCAAACCCACCAAAATCCAAGCTCTTAAGTACCCAACAGTAAGGGTTTTCGTTTTCATCATCCAGTCCATAAACAGAAGCAACACATTCGCAATCTGATAAACAAGCATCACCGCACTTTGAAATTGTAGCTACATCACTGTAGTTTGCTATGACAGAATGATCGGAGAAATAGTATTTTGTCTGTTGAACCACTGATATTCTAAACTCAGATGTTTGATTTGTATTTTCTGAATTGCATTTCCCAATCCGGGAAGAATTTTCTGAGCACGGTTCATCAGAGCCAACTTTAGAACTTCCTAGCAGGCATGTACAAGTAGCACTGGTTTTGCTTCTGTCCAAATTGCAAATCCCATTTCCACAAATCCCAGCTATAGTGCAAGGATCTGAAATGGCGGCCCAGTCAGGTACCCATTGGCTAGAACCGTTCACATTGTTATCCCATTGGTATAACCTTAAATTTCCATTTGTCTCAAGAACCAATCTCCTAAGAACAGACGGCCGAGTTGATCGGTTAACAGCGGAAGGCAACCCTTCATCATCGCCATTGTTTTGATACACATAGACTGCTCCGTCAGCTGAATCACCATACACAATCCCAAAACTTCCCGCCTCATCTAGTACCACTACCGCTTGTCCTGTCACATTGGATATGTCAGGTCCGTGCCAATAAGAGTAGTTAGAGTAAAATTCAGGGGAGGGATCATAGCTTCCAGGCAAGTGGTATGTGAGCATGAGGCTTAGCGACGCCGGTTGTTGAAGCATTTTGAAAGTGTAGTAACCGCCATGTAAGGGAGAAGTCGCCGAGGTGAGCTCGAGAGAGACGGTTAGTGGTTGGTTAGGGAGGAGTGTGTTGGTCGGATGCGAAAAGCTCTGCCATACCATGTGGTCAGTGCCGTTGTGGAGGATGAAGTTGCCAGCTTCAGACATGGTTGCTGATTGCACACCGGAGTTGGAGGTATTGGAAGTCCATACGGTGGTGGTGCCGTCGGAGAGGACAAGGTTCCCTGTGGCGTCGAGCTCGAGGATTGCGTTTTGGCTCACCGGGGAGTTTCTATATGGAGAGGATTGTAACAGAGAGAATGAAAATGGCTGACTTAAAATTCATTATATAAACCTGCAGAAGCTCTTGTAAAGACTAGAGATGGAGAAAGAATTTTGTGCTTTCTTCCATTAACAAAGTCACAGACCAGACTGGGAACCTTACAAGACAACTGAAATGCAGTGAACGTACAAAAGTAGATTTGACATGCTAACTCTAATTCTACAACCAGTTAAATTACAAATGTAGCACGAATTAGACAAGCCGCTTTCATTGATCAAGAGAATTCTATAAGCCTCTGTAGCTCCTCATTATGTccatgtcttggttttcaaagtTAAGGACTCTTGAGTAAGTCTTAATGATTGATCATTTAACCTCTTTTCCACATTCTGGTATCTTTCGAGAAAAGATTTTCTTCGTCTCTGTCCCTACTGCTCACTTTCCTAAACATCAAGTTATTAAGGAAATTCTTCAAGCACCTGTTCCTTCAAAAACTACCCACCATTGGTCTTGTTGAATTCGCTGTAAGAATATACGACCTGAACTTATGAGAAGACTTTGGCTAGACCCTTTGCTCTTTGCTACTGCTGGGTAAAATTTAAGACATGTTCACCGAAAAAACTGTCTACAATCATCTGTCGTAGAATGAAACGTACAGGTTACATCTCAAGAAACATGGCATGCATAATTGATATTCACAGCTTGTAGAACTAGTGGACAAATATTTGAAGGACAAGAGGTCTGCATAAAATGGCAACTCTTTAAGCATTGGCATTCCTGTGAACTTATGAACAAAGCGGTATATTGCAGAAACATTTCACTACAACCAAGTGACATTTACTAATGGGAGAGGCATAATGATGACAGCTTTCGATTTACCGGTTAGCCGACCAAACTAGGGTCCGGTCACCAGGAAGCTGCGCGAACCAAACTGCCAACTGAAACTGGTCGTGTCTTCCATCCACAGTGGCAAAACCAAAAGCAAAGGTCCCATTATCAGAAACCCAAGCTCGGTCCTGGCTAGCCGCCAATCTCGAGCCCAAGCTTACCTCACCAGCCACGGCCGTGCACCATCCGAACCCATGTAGAAGGACTACCCACAGTGCCAAAACCCACGAACGACAAGGAGAAGCGCAAAGCTTTATATTCCACATGAAGGTTGAAGGTTCTTACGTCACTAGGTAAAGCCTCTGTGTTGGGAGCGAGCGAGGTGGCTCTTCCCTCTGGAGTGGCAAGTTCATGTTCGTGATCGCAGAAATGCACGCGTATATCTGGGGAAGCTGATTACAATGTGAAACGGAATGATACTTCAAAGAGGGATAGGACAAAAGGGAGGGAAAACAGGACCCGCTTTAGATGGTGGTTGAACTAAACTTTGACAAATTAAGCAGATCAAGCGGTCGCTTGTGGAAAGATAAAACTTGCTTGCAGGAGCTTGGCAAGAGGAATTAGGATTTGTTAACTCCTCTAAAGCACACCGATTCTCTTACGTGCGACTTCTTCCTAACCCAAATTTTGAATCTTTCATGCCGAAAGAGGGTGATCCAGAATGCTACAAATCCTAATAATGTCAGATCATTGGAAGACAATAGAGTAAATTAGTGTTGCTAAAAATTCAACGAAAGGGTCAGTGTAATGTCTGGATACCAATATAGTTAATAAACTCGTTAAGATGGGCAAAAGGTCAAGATGATCTGGAACGCCCAAAAAATTCTACCAGCCTGCTATTGAACAATTGAAACAAGACAAAGTACTTAAATTTCTCAAGAAAGAGAGATGAACACTTTCTTTAAATGtggaattaatttttatattttctttctattatacATGGGCCAGGGATTTCCCTGTCTGTAATAGAGAAGTTTCCCCTCTTAATGATGGAAGTTGAGGCAAAGTCAAGATAGGGATCGATTGTGGGGGAGACAGAGATCAAAAAGTAAACCCTGTAAATTGACCTCTGGAAATTTAGGTCATTTTTTGAAGAGATAAATCACTCTTTTCTGGCTGATTTAGAAAATGTAACTTTGACATTAACGGTTTGGACTCTTGGGAGCTAATGGTCCCATCCTTGACGTGACTTTTGGAAAACGAACTGAAAATGACATTGAtagttcaaaaaaatttgtccCATATATTGTTCTTGaatatttagtttatttaatatgatcttaaatcatttgtaaattttaatttagtcatttgaTTGGATCAAATAAGGGACAAAGTCATCACAGTCTTTAAACTATTGTAAAATGTGCAATTCAATATCATAACTACTGCAAAATGTGCGATCTAATTCCTTAAGAATAAGGCAAAAATTCGAGAATAAATTGCGAGTTGGAGTAAGGCataccaaacaaaaagaaattcctaAACTTTCAATCCGTTTGATCTAGTTCCtcaaattttcataataaagTCAAATCAATCTTTATATTATTCACAAGTTTCCATAATTAAACTATTGCTCGAATTCagaatatcttttcatttcaatccattttttatatcaacaaaaaaaataatgctaTATCTTTATtccattttgacttttttggtCTTTATAATTATTATGGTAGCTCCATTTTCAagtctaatttaatttatgagtTGCATAATTGTAAAAGTAGAACTTCATTTGGAGTCGCATTGGATTTGATAGTTTTGCTATTTTAAGACAAAGTGTGCTTACGAGGATATCTAGAAAAGATATCAGTTTATCTATAAATATTCATACTTATATTAATCTTCCTCATCTTTtacataaatataaatttcaagtttttgtgatatatattttcttaattaagtTTTGTTAAATGTGtgtgttttatttttgtaagacTACGAGCcccttctttttcccctccttctcattctccttcttttttcttctccttctccttcttcttcttcttattctaaACAGACCAATTTCAATCATCAATGGATAATGGTAGAACAAGTTTGACAAGAGCCtaaactcctcctcctcctcctaaaCAAAACAATTTCAATCATCAATAGGCAACGGTAGAACAAGTTTGACAAGAGTCTAAACAAAGTAAATCTCAAAGGGGTTGAAGAAGTTTGGCAAGCCAATTGGGGAGAAGTGATATTTTTCAATGGGTTCTGCGATCCAACAGTAGAACAAGTTTTATAGGAGCCTAAACAAAGTAAATCCCCGAGGAGTTGAAGAAGCTTGGTAAGCTAACTAGGGAGAAGAGATCTTTTTGGATGGGCTCTAGCGATCCAACGATAGAACAAGTTTGACAAGAGTCTAAACAAAGGGGTTGAAGAAGTTTGGCAAGCCAATTGGGGAGAAGGGATCTTTTTCAATGGGTTCTGCGATCCAACAGTAGAACAAGTTTTATAGGAGCCTAAACAAAGTAAATCCCCAAGGAGTTGAAGAAGCTTGGCAAGCTAACTAGGGAGAAGGGATCTTTTTGGATGGGCTCTAGCGATCCAACGATAGAACAAGTTTGACAAGAGTCTAAACAAAGTAAATCTCAAAAGAGTTGAAGAAGCTTGGCAAGCCAACTAGGGAGAAGGGATTTTTTCAATGGGCTCTCGTGATCCAATACATCACTTGATTGTGCTAGCGGGGCGATGAACCAATGAAGCTCATCTGAAATGGGCCAGCAAAGTCTTAGAACTATCCCCTAAAATTAGGGCCCATGTGTTGGGTGATAAGCCATTCACTCGAGCTAATTTTCTCTTGCTTTACAAGAGCCTAAACAAAGTAAATCCCCAAGGCTGCGTTTGGTCGACCGGATAAAAACCAAGATAAGATATGTTTTATCTTATCCCGTGTTTGATAGCTATCTAGGATAGGATAAGGTCGGATATGAACGGGATATAGACCGGATAAAAAAATCCGAGGGGGGTGGGATAAGGTCAGATAAGATTTCTTTTATCCCAAACATAAAACcctatgtttttgttttttctctgtCGTTCATCCACAAATGACTTTGTTTCCAATGTATCAACGTTGAAGCCTTCTCCTCAATAGCTCTTCGATTCTCATTGAAATTTTACGAAAGCATTCTTCCTTCACCAAGGTAAGACCCCCCTGTCCGCTGGCGATCGCCTGTCGGTCACCCTCCTGATCGATTCCCCCCACCACATTTCTGCTTCACCTTCCATCTCCGATTTTCCATCAATTGCTTCATCTTCGCTTCTCTTCAACCAACTCATCACCACCGCCATCGGCAGGGATGGCGCCGCCACCGGCGGTGGCGTGAATCCCCTCCGTTGACCGAACCCAAATTCGAGTCCGAGCAGTCGCGGCTCAGGTTGAAGCAAAACGACATTGGAGAGGGCAGAAGAAACTTTCATGGGTCTTGGTCCCAAACAGCCTCAGTTTTGCTTGAAGTGGCCATGGGACATCCACCGGAACCCCACTGACCCCAAAGGTTGTAGCTTTGAAACTCCATGGTTGTTCAAGTCTTTGCAGAACGTGGGCTCTTTGGCTTCCAATCTCCTCGTCTCCGCCTTAAAACCCCCTCTTTCTCATGACCCATCTTCTCATTCGTCGCCCTTGGTCGCTGGAGACAGTAAAGGCAAGGTCTTGAAGTCGCAAAACAAAGGCTTGAGCACTAAAGAGCAAGGGGAGGCAAAGAGGGCGTTTGCCTCTGCTTTGGCCAGTCGGAAAGAGGCCATTGTGATTGAGTTCTACTCGCCCAAGTGCAAACTGTGTAGTTCTCTGCTCAAGTTTGTTCTGGAGGTGGAGGGGCAGAATTCGGATTGGCTAAACATTGTTATGGCCGATGCAGAGAATGAGATGTGGCTTCTTGAGGTGCTTTCATCTATCTTCCCCTTTCGAGTCTTTTAAGTTGTCATGTGCTATTACTGAGATTTGGGAATTTAAGGATTGTTTGTACAGTTTAGTTCTCTTTGAGGGATGGTTCTTTTGTATGTTGTGATGGAAGGTCTTTCAGCAACAAATTGAGTACGTTGTTCAAATATTTGAGGATATTCGACTTTAAATCTGTAATTCACCAAATGATAGATTGGATAAGATATGAggatatccgactttaaatccATAGTTCATCAAATAATTGATGTGATATGAAGAAAttcatggatttttttatcatatcctatccagTCTTATCCCATTTacaaatccggacgaccaaatgCAGTCCAAGGAGTTGAAGAAGCTTGGCAAGCTAACTAGGGAGAGGGATCTTTTTGGATGGGCTCTAGTGATCCAATGATAGAACAAGTTTGACAAGAGTCTAAACAAAGTAAATCTCAAAAGAGTTGAAGAAGCTTGGCAAGCCAACTAGGGAGAAGGGGTTTTTTCGATGGGCTCTCGTGATCCATCCATCACTTGATTGTGTTAGCGGGGCGATGAACCAAGAAAGCTCATCTGAAATGGGCCAGCAAAGTCTTAGAATTATCCACTAAAATTAGGGCCCATGTCTTGGGTGATAAACCATTCACTCGAGCTAATTTTCTCTTGCTTTCCAGCGGAGGCGGCAATGAGGCATACgtgatttcatttttattaattttggatCATTGACTTTAGTGCTTGATAATATACAAATTTAACTATATTCAATCAAGAAAACACGAAAtacaaaaacttaaaatttgtatctatctaaaaaattggaaacaaGATTTGGATTAATATAAGTACAAGTATATATAGACAAAGTAATATCATTTCTAGACATCTTTACGGAAACCCAGACTAAAAATAACAAGATTATCAATCCATTATGACTCGAGGCTTTACTTTTGCTATCATAGAGAGTATTGGCTAAATATGCTCAAATAAAACTATCGTAATTTctataagaacaaaaaagatcaaaaggagatcaaaaggaaatcaaaatggaattttctttgttggCTCAGGAAATGTGTTGAAATATAAAGATATTCTAAAAGGCAGGTAAGGGTGTAATTATGAGAGCTTGTTTGAATAATTGATTTGACTTTGTTATGGAAAGTTGAGGAATTAGATTGAATAGAACAAAAGTCGAGGAATTAGATTGCACAATTGAAGATAGTTTATGGATTGGATTGCACGTATCGCAATAGTTTAGGAAGTCAAGGACTTACAGTGACTTTCTCCCTTATTTGATCAAATAAAAGGACTGCATTGAATATTAAGAAATTGTTTGGGGACcacattaaattaattaaaaattcatggatcatattaTGCATAGAACCAAAATCTATGGATTATTGATGTTATCCtccaaaatgaaatatatttgtATACTACACACATCCAtgcaagttttttcttttctctttattggattcattgtATTAAGAGCTAACCAATTCTTccggggaaaagaaaagatcgGTACTTATGACCACATGTACGGGTCCTAAGGAAACGGGGACACAAAATAAGGCAATTAATCCAAAGCCGATTGACACAAAATAAGGCAATCAATTAGCTTTAGCTAAGTTATTTCTTGGCAAAAGGAATTATAGGAAACAGCAAATGCTCCTACGACACGCCGTTTCAGTGGTGGTGATGAAACGGCCTGCATTTCCCCAGCGAGAGAAAGGCTGCATTGAAATTGAGGGTGATCAATTTTCGATCCAATCTGATTTTAAAGTAGGACCAGGAAAATTggttttcaaaaatcaaaattgaggATTGGATTAGAAATTGGATCGCACCTTTGTCCTTGATCCAATGGaatgatcatttattttttctattattttttcattacttttttttttctcaaactcGAAATCAGATCGAAATAGTAGTTActtcacattttattaattttttaaaaataataaaataaaaatatatattcgaTTGGTCCGATCCACTTTAATTCTTCTTTAGAATCGGAGCCTGTATTGTCTAAACACCAATTTTACATTTAGGAAGCGGGAGCCGGACCAATATTTTTAAGAATCAGGACAAACTAGCCGATCCAGTCTGGACACTTTTCAATTTAGGCGGCTGGTTTTGCAAACTCCAAATTAGAACCTCGCCTTGTCTCATTTTCGCAACTTGCCACTCGATATCAACAACGACGACGCCGTAGCTGTCACCGGGCCACGACCCCCGCGCCTTCACGGCACCTCCGTGCCCGAACGAACCACCAGCAGCAAGCAGTCGACCAACCGGTCTTCGCCGCCATCcatccctccccctccctctcgtGCCCGGCCGAATCCGATGCTCGGAATCGGAGCGTCGCTTCCAATCTGATGCATGCTCCGCCTCGAACCCGCCGGTGCTTGCCTCGATGCCGCGCCCTTGCGTCCCCTGCGCCGCCTCTcgcgctcctcctcctcccctcctcctctctccctccgcCTCTCGGCTTAGGGTTTTGAGGCGGCGCTCCGCGGCCACTTccctcgccgtcgctcgccgcTCGCCCTTCGCTACCTCGCTCCACAAGCCTTCGAAGCAGGTAAAGCTCTCCAAAGTTCGGTAATTCCCGTTTCGCGAGTTCGAATTTGCGAGAAAAACGGAGTTGATTTGAGCTGATGGTCTTGGTGGCGGGCGGTTATTGTTGTTGAATCCGCGATTCTTGTAGCTGCGGATGAGCTATGATGAGCTTAGTACTTGTAGACTGGCTGAAGATCGGACCTTGTTTGTTCAGTCAGCTGTTATATATCTTGAACGGCACTGGCACGGGTTGAGAGTTACGGAGTGTTACTTCCATTATCTGCGGGTACTGGATTAGATGGGTTTTTGCTGTTTGGTGGGTGGTAGGAAGAACTGATGATGATAAGTCGAGCTCGGGTCGAGAGTTATGTGGTATTAGACTGGATAGCTGTGGAACTTGCATGAGCTTCGGTGGAGAATTGGATGGCTTTGTACTGTTTAATTGGTTTTAGGAAGAATTGATAATGATAACCAATGGAAATATGGAAAGTTATCAGCTCAATGTTCTGTTTGATATCGTCGGAATCGACTATTTTCCTGTCTTTAGTTTAATTGAAGATGGCCTGATGTGAAGCATTATTGTCCTGTTgtactactttttttttttgccatttccatcattgaaccaaaaaaaggaTTAACTTCATATTAGGCTCAAGCTACTATATGGCTGATTTTTCATAACCCTGAAGGTAGTTTACTATAACTTCAAATTTTGGGGTTTTAGAGTTTTCTAGCCTTTATGAGAAAAACTGGAAAAACAAGAGTAGCTGTAGAGTGTATTTGTTGTTTCATAATTGGACCTCATTAGTGGTTCTTGTTTTGTAGAGGTGGAGATTTTCATGTTTTCGACCTGATGAATTTGCATCAGAAAATCCTGATTCTGAGTCAGTGGAAGACAAGAGGTTGGAAAAGTTAGAGAACCATGATATTGACCAATCAAATAATGGGAAGAAGAATTGGTTTTCAAGCATCCTTAAGGTAATACTTTTTCTTGATGCAGATATGGGAAGGGCTTCTGCATGATACTGGTGGTCAATTATTGTTTTTGATGTCAAGGACTATGTTACGTGGGCCAGTGAATGCTGTTCTTGATGGTGTGCATTGCCAATTCAATGGTCTGAGTGACACACATGGCTATGATTATTTTCCTGTGCACCCATTTGAGTATGGGATTTGCAGTCATGAGTATCGACTATTGCCTTCTATAGTTTATGATATCCCCATGTGAAGAGCTGCCTGCAGATATGATTAATTTGTTGTTATCAATGCAAATATTATTAATGTTGAAACCATTTCAATGTTACTAAGCTGTGAGTGGCCTATGATTGTGGTCATATTTGCATGATAGCTTAAGTGTTGGAGCTAAGTTGTGCATCTTGACAAAAATGCTTCTCTTTAGGAGGGAAGGCGGATCTGGACAAATATTTTTTGCAACTCCGGTTTTGGAGTAGTTCAAAAGTGATTATAAATCACGTCTTGCGTGTGATATTCAGATGTTCTAAATATTTCAGGTGAGAGATGCAATTTTCAGAGCAAAACCTTGGACGGTGCCATGGACTGCGGAGACAATTCTGCAGGTTTTCCCCAACTATAGCTACTATTAATTTTATTCGATATATACGTATCTTCTTTGTTATTGTTTAATATTATAtgtgatattttatatagaGAATCTGTCTTGGACTTCAACACTTTCATGAATAGTGTCTACAATAGTTTTTTATATTGTAAATGTCTATTATGATTTCTCTGGATGTGGTACAGTTATTTATTGAACAAATTGGCAGTCTTCAACTTAATTGTCGTCTACAAATTACCTTGTTTGAACCTATGAGTTACATTTTATGATCTGTCATTTTTTCTCCTCCAGTGAAAAGCTGCAAACTGTGCAAAAGGATTTTAGCCATTAGCGtttggaaaaattgaatatGACAGCATTTCATGTTGGATAGGCTGAGTTGATAAATGTGTTTTCATGAGGGGGCTGTATATTTTAGCACCAACGTAGCACCTTTGGTCCTTTTGTATGTTGTGTTTACAAGCTTTTGGTTTTTCAATGTGCACATGAGCATTTGTGATGCATGTTCTGCTATGGAAGAGactatgaaaatgaaagaaagaaatattcaaTAAGGGCATAGGTGCATGGTCTCTGTTGGATCAACCTTAgtatttttttggttcaatgATATCGTGGTGGTTCATGGTAGCCCAAACTGAAGTGGATGTATTTCtccgttctttctttctttttctggtttttatttttggtatcaATAAGGTACCTGAGGGGTGGGTAGATCATTTACAAGAGATGAAGTCTGCTGGATCCAAAAGTCATGGAACTCTATTTCTCCCAATATTTGAACAATTAAGAAGTGCATGAGCCTTGTGTTACATTTAAGATACTGCCAACCACccccccctctttttctttctctctcgctccctccctccctcactgCCTCCCTCTCCCCGTGTTTGTCTGTGAGGGGGTTCGAGCGCACAACTCCAATCTGTGTGTCCAATCAGAGCTTATGCATCAATGTACATAAGATAATGTTCTTCTGTAACTTGGAAATTAATGATATTATAGAATTAAATCAAGACTATAATGGTGGATTTGCTATTTGGTACTGCAGGTAATGCTTCTATGGATTGCATCATTTTGGTTTGTGGGATCTTGGATTATACCTTTCCTGGCTCACATGGGAGGGTTCAGAAAGGAAACCCTAACATACAGAGGCCAAGCACTGTACAGCCTCTTGACTGATGTAGTAGAAGGTCTTGCTGGAATTGCCATCCTCCATCGTTGTCTTGCAAGATTCCGTCCCCTTCCATCCGATTGGTTTAGGTTCAGCCTTAAAGGAAAATGGCACTTTGATGTTGGTCTAGGCTGTCTTATGTTTCCGCTTGTAAACCGTTTGTCTCAAGTCAACCTTAATTTATTGCCTGTTCTTCCCTCTACACCAGTTACAGTCTCCACTGTTGAGCAATCGATAGTTGCACGGGACCCCGTGGCCATGGCCCTTTATGCTGTGGTGGTTTCAATATGTGCCCCAATTTGGGAAGAGATTGTCTTCCGTGGGTTTCTTCTACCTTCCTTGACCAAGTACATGCCAGTATGGTGCTCAATTTTGGT harbors:
- the LOC104447958 gene encoding G-type lectin S-receptor-like serine/threonine-protein kinase At5g24080 codes for the protein MWNIKLCASPCRSWVLALWVVLLHGFGWCTAVAGEVSLGSRLAASQDRAWVSDNGTFAFGFATVDGRHDQFQLAVWFAQLPGDRTLVWSANRNSPVSQNAILELDATGNLVLSDGTTTVWTSNTSNSGVQSATMSEAGNFILHNGTDHMVWQSFSHPTNTLLPNQPLTVSLELTSATSPLHGGYYTFKMLQQPASLSLMLTYHLPGSYDPSPEFYSNYSYWHGPDISNVTGQAVVVLDEAGSFGIVYGDSADGAVYVYQNNGDDEGLPSAVNRSTRPSVLRRLVLETNGNLRLYQWDNNVNGSSQWVPDWAAISDPCTIAGICGNGICNLDRSKTSATCTCLLGSSKVGSDEPCSENSSRIGKCNSENTNQTSEFRISVVQQTKYYFSDHSVIANYSDVATISKCGDACLSDCECVASVYGLDDENENPYCWVLKSLDFGGFEDPSSTLFVKVTSDGSAKIDRNEVVILPVVLVMVVLIGLLCSLLYYTVNKRRLLRKAMESSLLTLSGAPMNFTYRDLQIRTSNFSQLIGTGGFGSVYKGSLADGTLIAVKKLDKVLPHGEAEFITEVNTIGSMHHVNLVRLCGYCSDGPHRLLVYEFMKNGSLDKWIFPSLSSRDRLLDWQTRFHIAIGMAQGIAYFHEQCRNRIIHCDIKPENILLDENFCPKVSDFGLAKLMGREHSHVMTMVRGTRGYLAPEWVSNRPITVKADVYSYGMLLLEIIGGRRNLDMSFDTHDFFYPGWAFKEMTKGTPIKVADRRLKGSVHEEELIRALKVAFWCIQDEVFMRPTMGEVVRMLDGSMEISAPPMPQTVLELVEEGLDQVYRTMKREYNQFSSSTITTHLSTNATCSYSTMSPR
- the LOC104447972 gene encoding uncharacterized protein LOC104447972, whose amino-acid sequence is MGLGPKQPQFCLKWPWDIHRNPTDPKGCSFETPWLFKSLQNVGSLASNLLVSALKPPLSHDPSSHSSPLVAGDSKGKVLKSQNKGLSTKEQGEAKRAFASALASRKEAIVIEFYSPKCKLCSSLLKFVLEVEGQNSDWLNIVMADAENEMWLLEVLSSIFPFRVF
- the LOC104447982 gene encoding uncharacterized protein LOC104447982, coding for MPRPCVPCAASRAPPPPLLLSPSASRLRVLRRRSAATSLAVARRSPFATSLHKPSKQRWRFSCFRPDEFASENPDSESVEDKRLEKLENHDIDQSNNGKKNWFSSILKVRDAIFRAKPWTVPWTAETILQVMLLWIASFWFVGSWIIPFLAHMGGFRKETLTYRGQALYSLLTDVVEGLAGIAILHRCLARFRPLPSDWFRFSLKGKWHFDVGLGCLMFPLVNRLSQVNLNLLPVLPSTPVTVSTVEQSIVARDPVAMALYAVVVSICAPIWEEIVFRGFLLPSLTKYMPVWCSILVSSLAFALAHFNMQRMLPLIFLGVVMGAVFARSRNLLASMVLHSLWNAFVFLDLMK